The Paenibacillus wynnii DNA window TTTCAATCATCGCAGGCAATGCAGCACGCGTGACATAATAGGTACCGAACAGATTGATATTGATATGCTGCTCCCAATCCGCAGGATCCATCTCTAAAAAAGTACCAAACTTGGCGATTCCGGCATTGTTAATCAGTGCGTCAAATGTTCCGAGTTCACTTTGAAGGGCTACGACCGCTCGTTCGGCATCCTCACGAACAGACACATCAGCAACAGCAACGCTAACCTTTACATCGTATACTTCGGTCAATGCTGACTTCAAAGCTTCCAGATCTGCTGAAGTTCTGGATATCAGCCCGAGATTTGCCCCTTCCTTAGCCAACGCTAAAGCCAGAGCTTTCCCGATTCCCTTACCTGCACCCGTAATTACAATGCTCTTCCCTCTCAAATCCATAACTTGTCGTCACTCTCCCTTGGATTATTCTGAAGCAAGAATTTCACAGATTCTATTATACCTGAGTGGCTGATGACAATCACGTTCACCCAAGTTGATTGCAAGGATCAGCCACTTATGAGACTGACTAATTATGAACGTTAAGCTTATTCCTCTGGATCCAGCGTCGTCAGTGGTGTTGTAGCGGGGCCTTCGAATACTTTGCCGTCATAAGAGAAACGTGAGCCGTGGCAGGGACAATCCCAAGAGCGCTCTCCGTCATTCCATTCCACCTCGCAGCCCATATGGGTACAGGTGGTGTCGACCAGATGCAGTTTGCCTTCCGGATCTCGATATGCTCCTGCTCGTTTGCCATCATGGCGTACGACTGCGCCTTCGTCCGGCTTAAGCTCATCGGGCTTTCTATGCACAAATTCTACTTTGCCCCCGACTAAATCTTTGGCGACAACAGCATTCATCGTAATAAAGTTCTTTATACTTGGATTCGCCTTAAATCGTGTAGGATCGTACAGGTCTGTATAAGGGTTGTCCTTACGTTGGATTTGGTCTGAGATCATCAGCGCTGCAACCGTACTGCTGGTCATTCCCCAACTTTTATAACCTGTAGCGATATAGATCTCCTCATCCTCCGAGATCCTGCCAATGTAGGGCACCCTGTCCAGGGTAATCAAATCTTGAGTGGACCAGCGGTAAGGAATCGACTTAATGCCTAGAGTATGACCGGCAAACTTCTCCAGATTCTCATAGTGGCCGAAGGTGCAGATGCCTTTTCCGGTCTTGTGGGTCTCGCCTCCAATAAGCACCAGGTTTTTCCCTTCCCATTCAACGGCCCGTAGAGATCGGGTGGGTTGACTCGCACTTAGATACATTCCCCCCACAAATTCCGATTCCGGTTCAATAGCGAGAATATAGGAACGCTCGGGATACAGACGGGAAAAATACATGGCTCCTCCATCATAAAAGGGGAAGTGGGAAGCGGACACGGCATGCCGGCAGGTGATTTGATATTGATCCTTTTCGGTATATAGAGTTAGGTTACCGTCCTTATCTACATTTTCAGCAATTACCGTATGCTCATAAATCACTCCGCCATTGTCCAGAAAGGCCTGAATTAACCCCTGCAAATAGTGCAGAGGATGAAAACGTGCTTGCCCCGGGAGCTTAATGGCCCCTCCCACGATTAGGGGCAAAGGGATATGATCCAGCCATTGCCCGGGAATGCCAAGCTTCTCGTAAGCTTTAAATTCTTGCTCTAGCTGCTTCAGTGTATTATCATCGTCGGCATCAGAGTAGAGATAGGCTGCTTCACGCTTCATCCCGCAGGAAAGGCCGAGCTCTTCAGCCGTCGAGATGATCCACTCCATGGCTTGCGAATTAGATTCATAGTATAATCGGGCGTTTTCCTCCCCGAAATGATTGATGAGTTCATCATAGAACATACCGTGCTGGGCGGTGATTTTGGCAGTCGTAAACCCGGTAGTGCCGTTCAGCAGCACCCCCGCTTCCAACAAAGTAACTTTATAACCAGCTTTGGAGAGCAGATAGGCGGTTGTGATTCCGGTTATTCCGCCGCCCACTACAGCGACATCCGTATCATGATTACCTTTAAGTTTTGGAAAAGAAGGTAGATCTGTAGTATCACGCCACATTGATTCTGGATACTTCGGCAGGTTTTGCGATAGATTGTTTTCTGGATTCATCCCGTTATCCCTCCATTTGTATATAACTCCTTTCATTTATTACCACTCATCCCCAAAAAGAAACTCGTACGCGCTTCTTAAGGATCAGGATGTAAGGTTAATGTCTCGAAGGAGTTACAGAATACAGGTTCAGATAACGGGTTTGGGATATCTAGGGGAAATATAGGGGATATGATTTGGAAAGGATAGACACTGCGTGATGATCAGGTAGCTGGTTTCATGGAATATCCTGCGGCAGAGTAATTCGCATTAACGGATACTTTGTTCCGTCCGGTATTTTTAGCAAGGTAGAGAGCTTGATCGGCCCAGTGGGACAAGAGTTTTCCGTCTGCTTCAGCTACAGTCTCAGGATAACAAGCCACACCTATGGAGACTGTAATCGTGATTTTTTGGCCCGTTGGAAGCAGGAAAGGTTCATTCTCTACAGCTTTTCTAAGCTTTTCTCCGGATTGTTCCGCTTGAGAGAGCGGGCAATGCGGCAGCAGCACCGTGAACTCTTCGCCTCCATTGCGCGATACGATATCATGGGAGTGAGAATGATTCTGGAGCCGCCTGGCCAGCTGCTTCAGCACCTCATCTCCGGCAGGATGTCCGTATGTATCGTTGATGATTTTAAAGTGATCGATATCAATCGCAAGCAGGGACAAGCATTCCTGATGCCGTTCAGACCAAATAATCTCATTGTCCAAATGACGGTGGAATTGTTGGAGATTATGGAGTCCGGTTAAATAGTCGGTAGTAGCTCGAACCTCCAGCAGGGCGAAGAGTTCGTTAGAATGCTGGATAGATTCTGCAATATAATAGATGACCAACCCTGCTCCTAGTGAAATCAACAGTTGAGTGGGGTAGAAATCCATAAGATCCCGCAGGCTGCCCAAATTAAGGAGCAAAATCATAAAAGTAAGTGCCATGCAAGCTATATTACCGACCGTCATCTTCTTCAGGCGTGACCAAGGGAACACCGAAATCAAGCTGCAGCAAAGTCCGCCAAGCAGTAGAGTTACAGCTGTTGAGATTGTGTTAAGCGAAACGCCATAAAAAAGAATTCTGCCGAGAGCAAGAACTGCTGCGCAGATTAAGGATGGGAACCAGCCGACATATGCCGACACGATTACTATGGTCAGGTGGCGCAAGTTAATGAAAATATCAGGACTTATTTGAAAAGAGTAGTTCATTAGAATAATGCCGAACACTCCAAATAGCAGGCCTGCATTTATACCGGTAAGAACAGATGGTGGTCGATCTGATAGGGAAAATCTTTTGGATAACATCCCTGATAGGAAAACAAAAGTTGCGAGGATACAAAAGTTGGCGAAAAGGCTAGTTACTATTTTTATCATCATCTAAAATTAAAATCCCCTTGAAAAAAATTGACGTGCCTTATAAAAAAGGGCTGTATTCATTTTAGCTGAGACTTTAATAAAAGTAATGAGAAAAAAATCACATGCGTTTTCATTGACCTCTATACAACAAAGATTTATACTTGGTCTAAAAATAAACCATAAGGATGATCGCTATGAAAACCCTGAATTTAACCTCTCAGCGTAAAGCGGTTTATGATATCGTCTGCCAGTCCCATGACCATCCCACAGCAGCAGAGGTAATGAACCGTCTCGTAGAACAAGGCCATACTTTAGCTTACGGTACGGTTTACAACTCACTGCGGTATCTTTCAGATAAACAAATGATTCGGGAGCTTAAATTGGGTGAGGCCGCCAGCCGATATGATGCCCGTATGGATGATCACCAGCATATCATGTGTGAAAGCTGCGGGAGGGTGGATGAGGTGTTAACCCATGTCCCGGAGGACTGGATGAGTTCCGTCGCTAAGGAAACCGGCTATACAATCTCACATACCCATGTAGTGTTTGGGGGTATCTGCCAAACTTGCAAGAAATAAGATTTAAGAAACTCGAATTTGTATATATAAGAAAAGATCGTTTACATAAAACGGTCTTATTTTGTATGAAATCACAAGAATTTTAGCAAACAATGAGAATAATGAAGAAATATAGTAGAAATATGTGTTTCCAAAACCGATATATAATTATATATTTAGGTATAACGCTTTCCTCATATTTAATAAATGATTGAAAAAGAAAGAGAGAGTGATCCCCACTCATGAACAAAAAAGTACGTATGTCTATCCGTACGAAATTAATTCTTACATATCTGCTCGTATTGCTTGTACCCAGCTTCATCATCGGCACCCAGACGTATCAATCGGCCAGCAATGAAATGGAAGAGCAGTTACTGAACAGTGCTACCGAAAGTGTGGTAGCTGTTAACGAAATTATAGACTCCAACGTTTCTTCCAAAATAAATGATATTAACTATTTTGCTGCGCAGCTGTCATCCGATGCTGTTAACAGTGAGGTTAATGGGGAGACTTCGGCGGGTGTACTGACGAGATTGAGGGAATATGCGGCGCTGCATCCCGATGTGCTGGATATCTATGTGGGGACCGGAAGAGGGAAGTCTATTCATGCAACGGATCAAAAGCTACCGGACGGGTACGACCCTCGAAAGGATAATTCCTATGTAAATGCACTTAAGCATGGGAAAGGGATTGTTATATCACCAGCTTTTACAACCATCAATAATGAGACAGCTATTGCCATATCAGCAGTGTTGGAAGGCGGAAACGGAGTCATCGCTCTGAATCTTAATTTGAAAGAGCTGGCAAGTTTGACCAACCTTAAGGTAGGTAAGGATGGTTACATATTTATCGTTGACAACAGTAAAAAATTCTTGGTTCATCCTACCGAAGCTATCGGCAAGGAATCGACTTTGGACTTCGTAAAGAAAATGTTCGAGAACGAAGCGGCATTATTTGATTATTCCTTCAAGGATACGAATAAGAAAATGACTTATGTGACGAATGAGCTTACCGGCTGGAGAGTTGCCGGTACGATCAGCAAGGATGAGATCACAGCTGCAACAAAGGATATACGAACAAGAGCAATTATTGTTATCGCCATCTCTGTTTTACTGGCTTTGGTGCTTATTTATTTCAACGTCCGTTCCATTCTTGCACCGCTGCTCCGTCTACGGAAAGCGACAGAGGTGATAAGCCGAGGGGATCTAACCATAGACATTGGTTCCTTCCGGCGTGATGAGATTGGGATGTTGGCTGAGAACTTCGGAATTATGGTGCTCAATCTGCGTGAGATGATTACAAGTGTGCAGGAGATGACCGACAACGTATCCTCCTCGGCGGAGGAACTGATGGCTGGTGCTGAGCAAACCACCAAGGCGATCGAGCATGTCACCATTGCCATACAAGAGGTGGCAGTAGGCAGTGAGCAGCAGGTTAAAAGTGTGCAAAAAGGTATGGAGAGTACCGCGGCAACAACCAGTGAAGTAGCCAATATTGCTGAATATATGGTGCAGGTATCAGAAATGATGGGCAAAACCTCGCACTCTGCCGCAGAAGGTAATGATTCCGTTATCAGTGTTGTAGATAAGATTAATAGTATTCAAATCACGGTGGAGGAGCTTGGCGGTGTAATCGATAAGCTCAACGACCGTACCGGGCAAATTATCGGGATCGTCGGCGTCATTACCGGCATCGCACGTCAGACGAACCTGCTGGCGCTTAACGCTTCTATTGAAGCAGCCAGAGCCGGTGAGCAGGGACGCGGCTTCGCTGTTGTGGCTTCGGAAGTTCGCAAGCTGGCGGAGGAATCCGAGAAATCAGCACGCCTGATCTCCGATCAGATCAGTTCGATTTACGGTGAGATGAAATTAGCAGCAGAAACGATGGAGCAAGCCAAAGAACGGGTAACTGAAGGTATCATGGCTGTAGATACTACCGGACGTTCATTCTCCCGGATTCGCAGAGCCGTTAAGGGAGCTGCGGAGAAGATTGAGGCAATGAACGAAGCGGTACGTAAGCTTTCTATAGAAGCGGGCAGTATGGAGCAAGCGATTGGAGATATCAAGGGTATCTCTGAGGAAGCTGCTGGAAATACAGAAACAATCTCAGCTGCTGCACAGGAGCAGTTGGCCTCCGTGGAGGAAATTGCTTCCTCGTCCGCAGATCTCAGTCATTTGGCAGAGGAGCTGCAAAAGCTTGTCGGGCGCTTCAAATTGCAATAGTAATATATACTTTCCCTTTGCCTTCCTTTGCAAGTATACTGATAAACAACAATAACGGTATACAAAGGAGAGAGTCACCATGGCAGAGCAATTGAAAGGCATCATCGTCGCATTGGCCGGTCCGCGCAAGTCGGAGGAGATGGCCAAGCTGGTGCACAATATGGGCGGTACTGCATTTCACCGGCCTGCACAGGGTACCGTATTTCTCGATGATGAAGGGCTACGCAAAGGGCTGGATTCATGGATACAGAATCCCCCGGATTGGGCGATTCTGACGACAGGTATGGGTCTGGATGCCTTGTTTGAGAAGGCAGAGGGAGCAGGGGACGCTGAGCGTTTTCTGGAGGTATTATCTCGTTCCCAAATTGCGGCACGCGGCTATAAGACCGTAAATGCTCTAAAGAAACGAGGACTAGTCCCTGTGGTTCGTGACGATGACGGCAGTACAACTGGACTTATTCGCGGTCTGCAGTCTTTTGATCTGAAGGGTAAAGAGGTTGTTCTTCAGCTGCATGGTGATCCCTCTCCTCGATTGGTCTCTTGGCTGGATGAAGTAGGGGCTGCCACACGACAGATTCTTCCCTACCGACATACGCCTCCACAGCCCGGGGAGCTGGAAAGATTGCTTACAGAAATTCTGGAGGGCAGTATAGATGTAGTAGCCTTCACCAGCGCACCGCAGTTCCGTTTTTTGGTTGAGTATGCACGGAGTCAAGGGAATTTAGCGGAGATGCTGGAGGCTTTTGAAGAAAAAGTTATCGCGCTTT harbors:
- a CDS encoding FAD-dependent oxidoreductase, translating into MNPENNLSQNLPKYPESMWRDTTDLPSFPKLKGNHDTDVAVVGGGITGITTAYLLSKAGYKVTLLEAGVLLNGTTGFTTAKITAQHGMFYDELINHFGEENARLYYESNSQAMEWIISTAEELGLSCGMKREAAYLYSDADDDNTLKQLEQEFKAYEKLGIPGQWLDHIPLPLIVGGAIKLPGQARFHPLHYLQGLIQAFLDNGGVIYEHTVIAENVDKDGNLTLYTEKDQYQITCRHAVSASHFPFYDGGAMYFSRLYPERSYILAIEPESEFVGGMYLSASQPTRSLRAVEWEGKNLVLIGGETHKTGKGICTFGHYENLEKFAGHTLGIKSIPYRWSTQDLITLDRVPYIGRISEDEEIYIATGYKSWGMTSSTVAALMISDQIQRKDNPYTDLYDPTRFKANPSIKNFITMNAVVAKDLVGGKVEFVHRKPDELKPDEGAVVRHDGKRAGAYRDPEGKLHLVDTTCTHMGCEVEWNDGERSWDCPCHGSRFSYDGKVFEGPATTPLTTLDPEE
- a CDS encoding methyl-accepting chemotaxis protein, which translates into the protein MNKKVRMSIRTKLILTYLLVLLVPSFIIGTQTYQSASNEMEEQLLNSATESVVAVNEIIDSNVSSKINDINYFAAQLSSDAVNSEVNGETSAGVLTRLREYAALHPDVLDIYVGTGRGKSIHATDQKLPDGYDPRKDNSYVNALKHGKGIVISPAFTTINNETAIAISAVLEGGNGVIALNLNLKELASLTNLKVGKDGYIFIVDNSKKFLVHPTEAIGKESTLDFVKKMFENEAALFDYSFKDTNKKMTYVTNELTGWRVAGTISKDEITAATKDIRTRAIIVIAISVLLALVLIYFNVRSILAPLLRLRKATEVISRGDLTIDIGSFRRDEIGMLAENFGIMVLNLREMITSVQEMTDNVSSSAEELMAGAEQTTKAIEHVTIAIQEVAVGSEQQVKSVQKGMESTAATTSEVANIAEYMVQVSEMMGKTSHSAAEGNDSVISVVDKINSIQITVEELGGVIDKLNDRTGQIIGIVGVITGIARQTNLLALNASIEAARAGEQGRGFAVVASEVRKLAEESEKSARLISDQISSIYGEMKLAAETMEQAKERVTEGIMAVDTTGRSFSRIRRAVKGAAEKIEAMNEAVRKLSIEAGSMEQAIGDIKGISEEAAGNTETISAAAQEQLASVEEIASSSADLSHLAEELQKLVGRFKLQ
- a CDS encoding diguanylate cyclase, which codes for MMIKIVTSLFANFCILATFVFLSGMLSKRFSLSDRPPSVLTGINAGLLFGVFGIILMNYSFQISPDIFINLRHLTIVIVSAYVGWFPSLICAAVLALGRILFYGVSLNTISTAVTLLLGGLCCSLISVFPWSRLKKMTVGNIACMALTFMILLLNLGSLRDLMDFYPTQLLISLGAGLVIYYIAESIQHSNELFALLEVRATTDYLTGLHNLQQFHRHLDNEIIWSERHQECLSLLAIDIDHFKIINDTYGHPAGDEVLKQLARRLQNHSHSHDIVSRNGGEEFTVLLPHCPLSQAEQSGEKLRKAVENEPFLLPTGQKITITVSIGVACYPETVAEADGKLLSHWADQALYLAKNTGRNKVSVNANYSAAGYSMKPAT
- a CDS encoding 3-ketoacyl-ACP reductase, yielding MDLRGKSIVITGAGKGIGKALALALAKEGANLGLISRTSADLEALKSALTEVYDVKVSVAVADVSVREDAERAVVALQSELGTFDALINNAGIAKFGTFLEMDPADWEQHININLFGTYYVTRAALPAMIEKNGGNIINISSTAGERGFATGSAYCASKFALMGMTEALAQEVRKHNIRVVALTPSTVNTGLAESAGLKIGDEDRMMQPEDVAELALAALKLPDRVFLKTAGIWTTNPQ
- a CDS encoding Fur family transcriptional regulator, coding for MKTLNLTSQRKAVYDIVCQSHDHPTAAEVMNRLVEQGHTLAYGTVYNSLRYLSDKQMIRELKLGEAASRYDARMDDHQHIMCESCGRVDEVLTHVPEDWMSSVAKETGYTISHTHVVFGGICQTCKK
- a CDS encoding uroporphyrinogen-III synthase, which codes for MAEQLKGIIVALAGPRKSEEMAKLVHNMGGTAFHRPAQGTVFLDDEGLRKGLDSWIQNPPDWAILTTGMGLDALFEKAEGAGDAERFLEVLSRSQIAARGYKTVNALKKRGLVPVVRDDDGSTTGLIRGLQSFDLKGKEVVLQLHGDPSPRLVSWLDEVGAATRQILPYRHTPPQPGELERLLTEILEGSIDVVAFTSAPQFRFLVEYARSQGNLAEMLEAFEEKVIALSVGRITSQALKEEGIQRIVTPEHERMGSMFVELGRYLAAKE